Proteins co-encoded in one Haladaptatus sp. ZSTT2 genomic window:
- a CDS encoding DUF6432 family protein: MRAKREYRNRDATEVAVLDALVDRKGEGLTVFELRAHADISIDELEDALASLKDAGLIEVTDEGARTVILPDDKVVPEPGEAEDEPSLIDRILGKFSP, from the coding sequence ATGAGGGCAAAGCGTGAGTATCGGAACCGCGACGCGACGGAGGTTGCGGTGCTCGACGCCTTGGTCGATAGAAAGGGCGAGGGGCTGACCGTGTTCGAACTGCGGGCGCACGCAGACATTTCCATCGACGAACTCGAAGACGCACTGGCGAGCCTGAAAGACGCCGGGCTCATCGAGGTAACCGACGAAGGGGCACGAACCGTCATCCTCCCAGACGACAAGGTCGTTCCAGAGCCGGGAGAGGCAGAAGACGAACCGTCACTGATAGACCGGATTCTCGGGAAGTTCTCGCCGTAG
- a CDS encoding DUF7093 family protein gives MSLKCSLLGHRYGELEVEREREERGSEVVVTVREIEVCERCGGTQVRSEAKEVTTMETAQRAPEPVEDEPVSDDAAAVTEPDEEPADFESTDETGDEEAVPSDPADEDVEIIDEHEAADVGHDSAPNLAEVEQYEELDDLDPEQDDGIILTDEEEEVPQRKPGEWPDEPEHVDPTDTSWVRNGDGDDAAAELDEPAPATRPGDGHFHCPKCDFETEVRESPLREGDICPSCKQGYLDRVATRKE, from the coding sequence ATGAGTCTCAAGTGTTCGCTCCTCGGCCACCGGTACGGCGAACTGGAAGTCGAACGGGAGCGAGAGGAGCGCGGGAGCGAAGTCGTGGTGACGGTGCGTGAAATCGAGGTGTGCGAGCGCTGTGGGGGCACGCAGGTGCGCTCTGAAGCCAAAGAGGTCACGACGATGGAGACGGCGCAACGAGCGCCAGAACCCGTCGAGGACGAACCCGTCTCCGATGACGCAGCCGCTGTCACAGAACCCGACGAGGAACCCGCCGACTTCGAATCGACCGACGAGACAGGCGACGAGGAGGCCGTCCCGTCAGACCCTGCAGACGAAGATGTCGAAATCATCGATGAGCACGAAGCCGCAGACGTGGGGCACGATTCGGCCCCGAACTTAGCGGAAGTCGAGCAGTACGAGGAACTGGACGACTTAGACCCCGAACAGGACGACGGCATCATCCTCACCGACGAGGAAGAGGAGGTGCCACAGCGCAAACCCGGCGAGTGGCCGGACGAACCAGAGCACGTCGACCCGACGGACACGAGCTGGGTGCGAAACGGCGACGGCGACGATGCTGCAGCGGAGCTTGACGAGCCTGCTCCGGCCACGCGGCCGGGCGATGGCCACTTCCACTGTCCGAAGTGCGACTTCGAGACCGAGGTGCGCGAATCCCCACTGCGCGAAGGTGACATCTGTCCGTCGTGCAAGCAGGGGTATCTCGACCGGGTTGCGACGCGAAAAGAGTAA
- a CDS encoding DUF5611 family protein — MKEYKMRRGETLEERIPDMKATVEDYFGTITGTEDFKGSDLFVVGEPKNPVFTRIIAGAVKYSGKKDKLAVHFEERDAKEILDKGLADHAADAVSAKNDFLLEATGRDAKSRRKSMKREVEDDSPDF, encoded by the coding sequence ATGAAGGAGTATAAGATGCGCCGTGGCGAGACGCTCGAAGAGCGAATCCCCGACATGAAAGCAACCGTCGAAGACTACTTTGGGACAATCACGGGGACGGAAGATTTCAAAGGAAGTGACCTCTTCGTCGTTGGCGAACCCAAGAACCCAGTGTTCACGCGCATCATTGCCGGTGCGGTCAAATACAGCGGCAAAAAGGACAAACTCGCCGTCCACTTCGAAGAGCGAGACGCAAAAGAGATTCTCGATAAAGGCCTCGCAGACCACGCCGCAGACGCCGTGAGCGCCAAAAACGACTTCCTCCTTGAAGCCACGGGTCGCGACGCAAAGAGCCGCCGAAAGTCGATGAAGCGCGAAGTCGAAGACGACTCGCCGGACTTCTAA